The proteins below come from a single Saccharopolyspora sp. SCSIO 74807 genomic window:
- a CDS encoding aminotransferase class I/II-fold pyridoxal phosphate-dependent enzyme — MDLRRWTARAWDEVERWQAGFGGFGEHPSTSVADAEFAAAFGDLVERLRESYPFHHPRYQGQMLKPPHPAAMVGYLAAMRINPNNHALDGGPATSRMEQEATGLLGAMFGMPNALGHLTSSGTIANLEALFVARETRPGRAVAFSSEAHYTHSRMCRLLGVPAVQVPVDAAGRLDVPALDALMSEQDIGTVVVTAGSTALGAVDPIDEVLALREKHDFRVHVDAAYGGFFALIADDSSAGVSAAPFRAIADCDSVVVDPHKHGLQPYGCGAVLFADPEVARFYRHDSPYTYFTTDEPHLGEISLECSKSGAAAAALWLTFQVLPPTPDGLGQVLRASRRAALRWSELLADSAVLSAYQQPELDIVGLLPNAAHLSEVDVLAERAMTRGMQAPPQEQLHLAVLEVTAEDLAARGHAVQRDVPRARILRSVLMKPEHEYWIEHNHHVLERLLL; from the coding sequence ATGGATCTGCGGCGGTGGACGGCACGCGCCTGGGACGAGGTGGAGCGCTGGCAGGCCGGGTTCGGCGGATTCGGCGAACATCCGTCCACTTCGGTCGCGGACGCGGAGTTCGCGGCCGCTTTCGGGGATCTGGTCGAACGGTTGCGCGAGAGCTACCCGTTCCACCACCCGCGGTATCAGGGACAGATGTTGAAGCCGCCGCACCCGGCGGCGATGGTCGGCTATCTCGCCGCGATGCGGATCAATCCGAACAATCACGCGCTGGACGGAGGCCCGGCGACGTCACGGATGGAGCAGGAGGCGACCGGCCTGCTCGGAGCGATGTTCGGAATGCCGAATGCGTTGGGCCACCTGACATCCAGCGGAACGATCGCCAATCTGGAGGCGTTGTTCGTGGCGCGGGAGACGCGTCCCGGAAGAGCCGTGGCGTTCAGCTCCGAGGCGCACTACACGCATTCCCGGATGTGCCGGCTGCTCGGGGTGCCTGCCGTGCAGGTTCCGGTGGATGCGGCCGGAAGGCTCGACGTGCCCGCGCTGGACGCTCTCATGTCCGAACAGGACATCGGGACGGTCGTGGTCACCGCCGGGTCCACGGCGCTCGGCGCGGTCGACCCGATCGACGAAGTCCTCGCGCTGCGCGAGAAGCACGACTTCCGGGTGCACGTGGACGCGGCCTACGGTGGATTCTTCGCGCTGATCGCCGACGACTCCTCGGCAGGGGTCTCAGCCGCCCCGTTCCGCGCGATCGCCGACTGCGATTCGGTCGTGGTGGACCCGCACAAGCACGGCCTGCAACCGTACGGCTGCGGCGCGGTCCTGTTCGCCGACCCCGAGGTGGCGCGGTTCTACCGGCACGATTCGCCCTACACCTACTTCACCACCGACGAGCCGCACTTGGGCGAGATCTCCTTGGAGTGCTCCAAATCCGGCGCCGCGGCCGCCGCGCTGTGGCTGACCTTCCAGGTGCTGCCGCCCACTCCGGACGGACTCGGCCAGGTGCTGCGCGCGAGCAGGCGCGCAGCGTTGCGCTGGTCCGAACTGCTCGCGGACTCCGCGGTGCTGTCGGCCTATCAACAACCTGAACTCGACATCGTCGGCTTGCTGCCGAATGCGGCGCACCTGTCCGAAGTGGACGTACTGGCCGAACGGGCCATGACCCGCGGAATGCAGGCACCCCCGCAGGAACAGCTGCACCTCGCCGTGCTGGAGGTCACCGCCGAAGATCTCGCCGCCCGCGGCCACGCGGTCCAGCGCGACGTGCCACGTGCGCGAATCCTGCGCAGCGTGCTGATGAAACCCGAGCACGAGTACTGGATCGAGCACAACCACCACGTCCTCGAACGGCTGCTCTTGTGA
- the mftF gene encoding mycofactocin biosynthesis glycosyltransferase MftF (Members of this protein family, MftF, are glycosyltransferases, members of PF00535 (glycosyl transferase family 2). The encoding gene is found as part of the mycofactocin cassette, in Mycobacterium tuberculosis, many other Actinobacteria, and occasional members of other lineages. Mycofactocin itself, a putative redox carrier, is a heavily modified derivative of the C-terminal Val-Tyr dipeptide of the mycofactocin precursor MftA (TIGR03969).): MSTDLPAGTRLVPDPSLRRLGDGRVLLGGSPLRLLRLGAAGSRLVDRWISGELVEPGAASKLARRLLESGLVHPEPAHTTWTADDITLVVPVKDDRAGLRRALRAASDVPNRIVVDDGSTSPIPDSTARHEHPRGPAAARNTGWRRAETELVAFVDADAEPAAGWLEPVLRQFADPAVLAVAPRITGVADDSSLGRYESDRSSLDMGPRRALVRPMSRVSYVPSAALVVRRSALAELGGFRESLRYGEDVDLVWRLLESGGVVRYEPESVVRHRTRPGLRSWLRQRFQYGTSAAPLSRHHHGKLSCARMSAWSGASWALIASGRPRIGLAVGAVSTALLPRKLRERGVPDAESLRLAAFGHLGAGRLLAEALRRAWWPLLLPAALCSSKARTVLLAAFLPCLVEACRAEHGGFSWFALRMLDDLAYSAGVWAGCARERTIAPLLPQFTEGSLR; this comes from the coding sequence GTGAGCACGGACCTGCCCGCAGGAACGCGTCTGGTCCCGGACCCGTCGTTGCGGCGCCTCGGCGACGGACGAGTGCTGCTGGGCGGATCTCCGCTGCGGCTGCTGCGGCTCGGCGCGGCCGGGTCCCGGCTGGTGGATCGCTGGATCTCCGGCGAACTAGTCGAACCCGGCGCGGCGAGCAAGCTGGCGCGGCGGTTGCTCGAATCCGGGCTGGTGCATCCGGAACCCGCCCACACGACCTGGACCGCAGACGACATCACGCTCGTCGTCCCGGTCAAAGATGATCGAGCCGGACTGCGCCGCGCTCTCCGAGCCGCATCGGACGTCCCGAACCGGATCGTGGTCGACGACGGATCCACCTCGCCGATCCCGGATTCCACCGCTCGCCACGAACACCCGCGCGGTCCCGCCGCCGCCCGCAACACCGGCTGGCGCCGTGCCGAAACCGAACTGGTCGCGTTCGTCGATGCCGACGCGGAACCAGCCGCGGGGTGGCTCGAACCCGTCCTGCGTCAATTCGCCGACCCGGCGGTGCTCGCAGTAGCCCCGCGCATCACCGGTGTGGCGGACGATTCCAGCCTCGGTCGGTACGAGTCAGACAGGTCCAGTTTGGACATGGGACCGCGCCGAGCCCTCGTCCGGCCGATGAGCAGGGTCAGCTACGTGCCCAGCGCAGCGCTCGTGGTCCGCCGCAGCGCACTGGCGGAACTCGGCGGCTTTCGCGAGTCGCTGCGGTACGGCGAGGACGTCGACCTGGTATGGCGGCTGCTGGAATCCGGGGGCGTTGTGCGTTACGAGCCCGAATCCGTGGTTCGGCATCGGACGAGACCTGGCTTGAGATCCTGGCTGCGGCAGCGCTTCCAGTACGGCACCTCGGCCGCACCGCTGTCCCGCCACCACCACGGGAAGCTCAGCTGCGCCAGGATGTCCGCGTGGAGCGGGGCGTCGTGGGCACTGATCGCTTCCGGACGACCGCGGATCGGTCTCGCGGTCGGAGCGGTCAGCACCGCACTGCTACCGCGCAAGCTCCGCGAGCGCGGCGTGCCCGACGCGGAATCCCTGCGGCTGGCCGCTTTCGGCCACCTCGGCGCGGGGAGGCTGCTCGCCGAGGCACTGCGACGCGCTTGGTGGCCGTTGTTGCTGCCCGCTGCGCTGTGCAGCAGCAAGGCGCGAACAGTGCTACTCGCCGCGTTCCTGCCGTGCCTGGTGGAGGCGTGCCGCGCGGAGCACGGCGGGTTCTCGTGGTTCGCCCTGCGAATGCTCGACGACCTGGCTTACTCCGCAGGAGTCTGGGCCGGCTGCGCGCGAGAACGCACGATCGCTCCCCTGCTGCCGCAGTTCACCGAAGGCTCGCTGCGGTGA
- a CDS encoding mycofactocin-coupled SDR family oxidoreductase: MGESRVALVTGAARGIGAAVVRRLAGSGWRVVALDRCADDPRVDYPLGTPEQLSALVAEFPGSVVDVAADVQDPDALRRAVELAEQRFGGLDAAVGAAALMAGGRPFWEAGESEWDALFSVGVDGSANLAKAAVPALLRRPEPRTGRFVALASAAAHQGLWRLTSYNAAKHAVVGLVRGLATDLRGTGVCATAVSPGSTRTDMLEASAGLYDLSDVDEFAGHQLTERILEPDEVAAVVAFLCSPDSSAITGTVVHADGGFTA, from the coding sequence ATGGGTGAGTCGAGGGTCGCGCTGGTGACCGGCGCCGCACGTGGGATCGGCGCCGCGGTGGTGCGCCGACTCGCAGGAAGCGGCTGGCGGGTCGTCGCCCTCGATCGCTGCGCCGACGACCCGCGCGTGGACTATCCACTCGGGACACCAGAGCAATTGAGCGCACTCGTAGCCGAATTCCCGGGTTCCGTGGTGGACGTGGCGGCCGACGTGCAGGACCCGGACGCGCTGCGTCGAGCGGTCGAGCTGGCTGAGCAGCGGTTCGGCGGACTCGACGCGGCGGTCGGCGCCGCGGCGTTGATGGCAGGCGGTCGACCGTTCTGGGAAGCCGGGGAGAGCGAATGGGACGCGTTGTTCTCGGTCGGCGTGGACGGATCGGCCAACTTGGCGAAAGCGGCCGTGCCCGCGCTGTTGCGGCGACCCGAGCCGCGGACCGGACGGTTCGTCGCACTCGCTTCGGCCGCCGCGCATCAAGGCTTGTGGCGCCTGACCTCGTACAACGCTGCCAAGCACGCGGTCGTCGGACTGGTGCGCGGGCTGGCCACGGATCTGCGCGGTACCGGAGTGTGCGCCACCGCGGTCTCCCCCGGTTCGACCCGTACCGACATGCTGGAGGCGAGCGCGGGACTGTACGACCTGTCCGATGTGGATGAATTCGCCGGGCACCAGCTCACCGAGCGGATACTGGAACCCGACGAAGTGGCCGCCGTGGTGGCGTTCCTGTGCTCGCCGGACTCCTCGGCGATCACCGGAACGGTCGTGCACGCGGACGGCGGATTCACGGCGTGA
- a CDS encoding ferredoxin family protein codes for MTERYRDVSFEERMSHVDFRVSEQPHIVVDTDVCRSCTTRACVHACPANLFVPTDDGGILFNYEQCFECGTCYQVCDESGAISWEYPSGGYGVAFRKG; via the coding sequence ATGACCGAACGCTACCGCGACGTCTCGTTCGAGGAACGCATGTCGCATGTGGACTTCCGCGTGTCCGAGCAGCCGCACATCGTGGTCGACACCGACGTGTGCCGCTCCTGCACGACGCGCGCCTGCGTGCACGCCTGCCCGGCGAACCTGTTCGTACCGACCGACGACGGCGGAATCCTGTTCAACTACGAGCAGTGCTTCGAGTGCGGAACCTGCTACCAGGTGTGCGACGAAAGCGGCGCGATCTCGTGGGAGTACCCGTCCGGCGGCTACGGCGTCGCGTTCCGGAAGGGGTGA
- a CDS encoding mycofactocin-associated electron transfer flavoprotein beta subunit translates to MLIVVAMRCTDAHASVRPLSGEVHADPRMAGPSPADHAALESGLRLAERTGGRCVVVTQAPVAAEDVLREALSCGANEVLRVDSGAEPDERAADSGAGTAKSLAGAIRARFGVPDVLLTGDHSIDRGTGATPAFLASEMRCAQALGLVSLETTGTDEGGRLRGVRRLDRGRRERLAIPLPAVCSVEPAGVRLRTATLPATLAARSAEIPVHQVAAEPAALRVRAASGYRPRAKELPPPAGSEARQRVLELTGAHEQREPPRIVTTDDPAEAAEELLSFLRDKGYLDG, encoded by the coding sequence GTGCTGATCGTGGTCGCGATGCGCTGCACCGACGCGCACGCCTCGGTGCGGCCGCTGTCCGGTGAGGTGCACGCCGACCCGCGAATGGCCGGCCCGAGCCCGGCGGATCATGCCGCGCTGGAGTCGGGTCTGCGGCTCGCGGAACGCACCGGCGGGCGGTGCGTCGTGGTGACGCAGGCACCGGTAGCGGCCGAGGATGTGCTGCGGGAAGCCTTGTCCTGCGGGGCGAACGAGGTGCTTCGAGTGGACTCCGGCGCGGAACCGGACGAGCGGGCCGCCGATTCCGGTGCGGGCACGGCGAAATCGCTCGCCGGAGCCATCCGTGCGCGGTTCGGCGTTCCGGACGTGCTGCTGACCGGCGACCACTCGATCGACCGCGGAACCGGTGCCACACCGGCGTTTCTGGCGTCGGAAATGAGGTGTGCGCAAGCCCTCGGACTGGTGTCGCTGGAGACCACCGGCACCGACGAAGGCGGCAGGCTCCGGGGCGTCCGCAGGCTCGACCGCGGTCGGCGGGAACGGCTCGCCATACCGCTCCCCGCGGTGTGTTCGGTCGAACCGGCGGGCGTCCGGTTGCGCACGGCGACGCTGCCCGCCACGCTGGCGGCTCGATCCGCCGAGATCCCGGTGCATCAAGTAGCAGCGGAACCTGCAGCGCTACGGGTTCGAGCGGCATCGGGCTACCGTCCGCGCGCCAAGGAGCTCCCGCCACCTGCCGGGAGCGAAGCGCGGCAACGAGTCCTCGAACTCACCGGCGCGCACGAACAACGCGAACCTCCACGAATCGTGACCACCGACGATCCGGCGGAAGCGGCCGAGGAACTGCTCTCTTTCCTTCGAGACAAAGGATACTTGGATGGGTGA
- a CDS encoding ABC transporter ATP-binding protein: METAPSMGIREVFRRFWPDAKPFRGWMLLSLGLVLVSPLLDAAAIWMFKVLIDNVLTPRDFSLFPIIAAAYAALTIVVGAVGFGESYLTVWIGEHFLNRLRIRVFTHLHTLSVDFFDRRRIGDTLSRLTTDITSIESLVLSGITQTAASLIKIVLFAGVLFYLNWHLAVVALVVAPLFLWIARFFANRIRSASREVAGRTGSISTVAEESLGNAPLIQAYGRQDAEVGRFARQSRSSLSAELSAARIGGMFEPLVDLLEVVAIMSIVGVGIYEMSTGAITLGGLLAFLVYLQQMYSPVSNLGQLSNVVYGAAASAERILELFDQRPHVPVPARPHELKRVRGNLDIDRVGFHYPDTADEVLTDVSVSAAPGERVAIVGASGAGKSTLTKLLLRFYDPDRGRIRLDGTDLRELDPKQLRAQMAIVLQETLLLDGTIGENILAGRPGATHQSLVSAARAADAHEFIEALPDGYDTRVGQRGRLLSGGQRQRIAIARAMIRDAPILLLDEPTASLDADASQRILAPLNRLMAGRTTIVISHNLLTVTDADKILYLDHGRVTGLGTHSELLEGNDGYAHLYHLHHPSTEVVHGASVQHNGGTSAH, translated from the coding sequence GTGGAGACCGCACCGTCGATGGGGATTCGTGAGGTCTTCCGGAGGTTCTGGCCCGACGCCAAGCCCTTTCGCGGCTGGATGCTGCTGAGCCTGGGGCTGGTGCTGGTTTCGCCGCTGCTGGACGCAGCGGCGATTTGGATGTTCAAAGTCCTCATCGACAACGTGCTCACACCGCGCGACTTCAGCCTCTTCCCCATCATCGCGGCGGCCTACGCGGCGCTGACGATCGTGGTCGGCGCGGTCGGTTTCGGCGAGAGCTACCTGACGGTGTGGATCGGTGAGCACTTCCTGAACCGGTTGCGGATCCGGGTGTTCACCCACCTGCACACGCTGTCGGTCGACTTCTTCGACCGCCGCCGGATCGGCGACACGCTGAGCAGGCTGACCACCGACATCACCTCCATCGAGAGCCTGGTGCTGTCCGGGATCACCCAGACCGCCGCCTCGCTGATCAAGATCGTGCTGTTCGCCGGAGTGCTGTTCTACCTGAACTGGCACCTGGCGGTGGTGGCGCTGGTGGTGGCCCCGCTGTTCCTGTGGATCGCGCGGTTCTTCGCCAACCGCATCCGGTCCGCGTCCCGGGAAGTCGCCGGGCGCACCGGCTCGATCAGCACGGTCGCCGAGGAAAGCCTCGGCAACGCCCCGCTGATCCAGGCGTACGGCAGGCAGGACGCGGAAGTGGGCCGGTTCGCCCGGCAGAGCCGCTCCAGCCTGTCCGCGGAACTGTCCGCGGCCCGGATCGGCGGCATGTTCGAGCCGCTGGTGGACCTGCTCGAAGTCGTGGCGATCATGTCCATCGTCGGGGTCGGCATCTACGAGATGTCCACCGGCGCGATCACCCTCGGCGGGCTGCTTGCGTTCCTGGTCTACCTGCAGCAGATGTACAGCCCCGTCAGCAACCTCGGCCAGCTGTCCAATGTGGTCTACGGTGCGGCCGCCAGCGCCGAACGCATCCTGGAGCTGTTCGACCAGCGCCCGCACGTGCCCGTGCCCGCGCGCCCGCACGAACTCAAACGGGTCCGCGGAAACCTCGACATCGACCGGGTCGGATTCCACTACCCGGACACCGCCGACGAAGTGCTCACCGACGTCAGCGTCAGCGCGGCCCCCGGCGAGCGAGTCGCGATCGTCGGCGCCAGCGGTGCGGGCAAGTCCACGCTGACCAAGCTGCTACTGCGGTTCTACGATCCGGACCGGGGCCGCATCCGGCTGGACGGCACCGACCTGCGCGAGCTCGACCCGAAGCAGCTGCGCGCGCAGATGGCCATCGTGCTGCAGGAGACGCTGCTGCTGGACGGCACGATCGGGGAGAACATCCTGGCCGGGCGGCCCGGCGCCACGCACCAATCCTTGGTGAGCGCCGCCCGCGCGGCCGACGCGCACGAGTTCATCGAGGCACTGCCCGACGGCTACGACACCCGGGTCGGCCAGCGCGGCCGGTTGCTGTCCGGCGGCCAGCGCCAGCGCATCGCGATCGCGCGGGCGATGATCCGGGACGCGCCGATCCTGCTGCTCGACGAGCCGACCGCGAGCCTCGACGCGGACGCCTCGCAACGCATCCTCGCGCCGCTGAACCGGCTGATGGCCGGGCGCACCACGATCGTCATCTCGCACAACCTGCTCACGGTCACCGACGCGGACAAGATCCTGTACCTGGACCACGGGCGGGTCACCGGGCTCGGCACGCATTCCGAGCTGCTGGAAGGCAACGACGGCTACGCGCACCTGTACCACCTGCACCACCCGTCGACGGAGGTGGTGCACGGGGCGTCCGTGCAGCACAACGGCGGCACGAGCGCGCACTGA
- the mftE gene encoding mycofactocin biosynthesis peptidyl-dipeptidase MftE has product MSRELASHRWPELTDRTLLAIPLGATEQHGPHLPLWTDTAIATELCNRLAAERNNLVIGPAIPYGASGEHAAFPGTLSIGHDALRLLLLELVRSADHFAGVVVVNGHGGNLPALHSAEELLHYEGRSVLTWSPTGRADDSHAGHTETSVMLALHPENVHFGQASAGNTTALPDLMPHLREGGVRAVSANGVLGDPTAATADEGRDILSQWTNSLTNAVRHWENSTHDSR; this is encoded by the coding sequence GTGAGCCGCGAACTCGCGAGCCACCGCTGGCCCGAACTCACCGACCGAACCCTGCTGGCGATTCCGCTGGGTGCCACCGAACAACACGGTCCGCACCTTCCACTTTGGACCGACACCGCGATCGCAACAGAACTCTGCAACCGGCTGGCGGCGGAACGGAACAACCTCGTGATCGGTCCCGCGATCCCCTACGGCGCCAGCGGCGAGCACGCAGCCTTCCCCGGCACGCTCTCCATCGGACACGACGCCCTCCGCCTGCTACTACTCGAACTCGTGCGATCAGCCGACCATTTCGCAGGTGTGGTCGTCGTCAACGGCCACGGCGGCAACCTGCCCGCACTGCACTCGGCCGAAGAACTCCTGCACTACGAGGGACGCAGCGTCCTGACCTGGTCGCCGACCGGCCGCGCGGACGACAGCCACGCCGGGCACACCGAAACCTCCGTGATGCTCGCCCTGCACCCCGAAAACGTCCACTTCGGACAGGCTTCCGCCGGCAACACGACCGCCCTGCCCGACCTGATGCCACACCTGCGCGAAGGCGGAGTCCGAGCCGTCAGCGCGAACGGCGTGCTCGGCGATCCCACCGCCGCCACCGCCGACGAAGGCCGGGACATCCTCAGCCAATGGACGAACTCCTTGACCAATGCCGTCCGGCACTGGGAGAACTCCACCCACGACAGCCGCTAG
- a CDS encoding NAD(P)-binding domain-containing protein produces the protein MRSAERCAGEVALRGERSAWCGVGGAVRRPEDADRFDRPMTGPTRERVMSQSSNSTAYGFIGAGEITAAIVEGLHAQDAEPPAVFLSPRGHAVAGELAARFPGVQVCQSNQDVLDRATSIVLAVPLPVAQDVLEQLSFRAEHVLLSAVAGLRLHQLRDSAARAGSLVRTIPLPQAAHRQSLTTIYPDDTAARALFERVGGVLVADDEQSLDAFGAVTATFAAHLDYLATIADWLADQGIDRATATGFTTHIFGQLGISLAQHENALATMTGKHATPGGNNERLMAELRSEGMPDAVRRALDHVFDRLRS, from the coding sequence TTGCGTTCAGCGGAAAGGTGTGCGGGCGAAGTTGCACTCCGTGGTGAAAGGTCGGCATGGTGCGGAGTCGGCGGCGCGGTTCGCCGGCCGGAGGATGCCGACCGATTCGACCGTCCGATGACGGGACCAACCAGGGAGCGAGTCATGTCGCAGTCGTCGAACTCCACCGCGTATGGATTCATCGGCGCAGGTGAGATCACCGCCGCTATCGTCGAAGGGCTGCACGCCCAGGACGCTGAACCTCCCGCGGTCTTCCTCTCGCCGCGCGGTCACGCGGTCGCGGGCGAACTCGCCGCACGGTTCCCGGGGGTGCAGGTGTGTCAGAGCAATCAGGATGTTCTGGACCGCGCTACGTCGATCGTTCTCGCCGTGCCGCTGCCGGTGGCGCAGGACGTCCTGGAGCAGCTGTCGTTTCGCGCCGAACACGTGCTGCTGAGCGCGGTCGCCGGCCTGCGGCTGCATCAGCTGCGTGATTCGGCCGCACGAGCGGGAAGTCTGGTTCGGACGATCCCGCTGCCGCAGGCAGCGCACCGCCAGAGCCTGACCACTATCTACCCGGACGACACCGCCGCACGCGCGCTGTTCGAGCGGGTGGGTGGTGTCCTCGTCGCCGACGACGAGCAGAGCTTGGACGCTTTCGGCGCGGTGACCGCGACGTTCGCCGCGCATCTCGATTACCTCGCCACCATCGCCGACTGGTTGGCCGATCAGGGAATCGACCGCGCCACCGCGACCGGCTTCACCACGCACATCTTCGGTCAGCTGGGGATATCGTTGGCACAGCACGAAAACGCACTCGCGACGATGACCGGCAAGCACGCCACGCCGGGCGGCAACAACGAACGACTCATGGCCGAGTTGCGCAGCGAGGGGATGCCTGACGCTGTGCGCAGGGCCCTCGACCACGTCTTCGACCGGCTCCGCAGCTGA
- a CDS encoding FAD-dependent oxidoreductase: protein MPENNASGAGPAAGAVTISEPQDYDFDAIVVGAGPAGSAAALELARAGRSVALVERGPFPGSKNVYGGVVYGRVLDELLPGWYDRMPVQRWVTRRQTMLLGGDRSMTVDFRTQNWGRAPYNGATTFRAEFDSWLAENAQEAGAVLVPSTVASSLLRTSDGQVRGIRTDRPDGDLTARVVIACDGVNSFLGKQAGCFTGDQADHTTLGVKETLALPKATIDERFGVTGSDGVDIEMLGATKGVPGGGFLYTNADSVSIGLVLGLRGLAKAKMRPEAILADLKEHPSIEPLVRGGELVEYSAHLIPEGGYRTMPKLTADGLLLAGDSAGMCLAAGIWLEGVNFALGSGMYAGRSAASALAAGDTSASGLAGYRTSLEKSFVLGDHKKLRDAPGLVLSDRMQRQYPGMICDLVEGMFTVDNPRPKPGLRRLLRRSMKRNGVRVRDLAKDALTGLRSFG, encoded by the coding sequence ATGCCTGAGAACAACGCGTCCGGTGCCGGACCGGCCGCGGGTGCGGTCACGATCTCCGAGCCGCAGGACTACGACTTCGACGCCATCGTGGTCGGTGCCGGGCCCGCCGGTTCCGCTGCCGCGCTCGAACTCGCCCGCGCGGGCCGCTCGGTGGCGCTGGTCGAGCGCGGGCCGTTCCCCGGTTCCAAGAACGTCTACGGCGGCGTCGTGTACGGGCGCGTGCTCGACGAACTGCTGCCCGGCTGGTACGACCGGATGCCGGTGCAGCGCTGGGTTACCCGCAGGCAGACCATGCTGCTGGGCGGCGATCGCTCGATGACCGTCGACTTCCGCACCCAGAACTGGGGCCGTGCGCCCTACAACGGTGCCACCACCTTCCGCGCCGAATTCGATTCGTGGCTGGCCGAGAACGCGCAGGAAGCGGGCGCCGTGCTGGTCCCGTCCACTGTGGCCTCTTCGTTGCTGCGCACGTCGGACGGCCAGGTGCGCGGGATCCGCACCGATCGTCCGGACGGCGACTTGACCGCGCGGGTGGTGATCGCCTGCGACGGCGTGAACTCGTTCCTGGGCAAGCAGGCAGGTTGTTTCACCGGCGACCAGGCCGATCACACGACGCTCGGTGTGAAGGAGACGCTGGCGCTGCCGAAGGCGACCATCGACGAGCGGTTCGGCGTCACCGGTTCGGACGGTGTGGACATCGAGATGCTCGGCGCGACGAAAGGTGTTCCCGGCGGCGGTTTCCTCTACACGAACGCGGACTCCGTGAGCATCGGACTCGTCCTGGGGCTGCGCGGGCTCGCGAAGGCCAAGATGCGTCCGGAGGCCATCCTGGCCGATCTCAAGGAACATCCGTCGATCGAGCCGCTCGTCCGCGGTGGCGAGCTGGTCGAGTACTCCGCACACCTGATTCCCGAAGGCGGATATCGCACGATGCCGAAGTTGACCGCGGACGGACTGCTGCTGGCCGGGGACTCGGCCGGGATGTGCCTTGCCGCGGGCATTTGGTTGGAGGGCGTGAACTTCGCACTCGGGTCGGGGATGTACGCGGGACGCAGCGCGGCGAGCGCGTTGGCCGCCGGCGATACGTCGGCGTCCGGGCTCGCCGGGTATCGGACGTCGCTGGAGAAGTCGTTCGTGCTCGGCGACCACAAGAAGCTGCGGGACGCGCCCGGATTGGTGCTCTCCGATCGGATGCAACGGCAGTATCCCGGCATGATCTGCGACCTCGTCGAAGGGATGTTCACAGTGGACAACCCGCGTCCGAAACCGGGCCTGCGCAGGCTCCTGCGACGGTCCATGAAGCGCAACGGAGTGCGGGTGCGCGACCTGGCCAAGGATGCGCTCACCGGCCTGCGTTCGTTCGGCTGA